One Hordeum vulgare subsp. vulgare chromosome 4H, MorexV3_pseudomolecules_assembly, whole genome shotgun sequence DNA window includes the following coding sequences:
- the LOC123448184 gene encoding heterogeneous nuclear ribonucleoprotein Q-like isoform X1, whose amino-acid sequence MPRRTEDAEPAQPKECLEFDDNEEEEVEEEEIEYEEIEEEVEEEVEEDEDILEEVEEVEEEEEEDPEEREVLDETDASHDSDSKSEGVPLPRQDGAKDGSDREKHAELLALPPHGSEVYVGGISSDASSEDLKKLCEPIGEVVEVRIMLGKKDSRGYAFVTFRTNDLALKAIEKLNNATFKGKRLKVSSSQAKNKLFVGNVPHSWSHDDFTKAVKEVGPGVLKVDLIKGSHTDRNRGYGFVEYYNNACAEYSRQKMTAPNFKLDTNAPNVSWADPKNGDSTSTGSTSQVKSVYVKNLPKNVTQGQLKKLFERHGEIIKIVLPPSKDGHDNRYGFVHFKDRHMAMKAVKSTEKYELDGELYPLVGMLYYVLFVLFGAFKVINTSLTGQLLDCSLAKPPADKKDDTVSVPSAKGGPLLHAPLGYGMPRPDPYGAPPAYGAPPAYGGQPLLYAPGAPPGAAMVPMLLPDGRLVYVVQQPGAQQHFASPPPQARQHQHFVSPPPQARQSGRHGGSGGGGGSGGSSRSGSGTKRPRGDDNNSSSRNRQRRY is encoded by the exons ATGCCTAGAAGAACAGAGGATGCTGAACCAGCTCAACCAAAAGAGTGCTTGGAGTTTGATGATAATGAAGAGGAGGAGGTAGAAGAGGAAGAAAttgagtatgaagaaattgaggaggaggtagaggaggaggtggaggaggatgaggatattttagaggaagtagaggaggtagaggaggaggaggaggaagaccctGAAGAAAGAGAAGTTCTTGATGAAACTGATGCTAGTCATGACAGTGACAGTAAATCGGAAGGTGTTCCTCTTCCTCGGCAGGATGGTGCCAAAGATGGGAGCGATCGAGAGAAGCATGCTGAACTTCTTGCTCTTCCTCCTCATGGATCTGAAGTATATGTTGGGGGCATCTCCAGCGATGCATCTTCTGAAGATCTCAAGAAACTATGTGAACCAATTGGCGAAGTTGTGGAA GTAAGAATAATGCTGGGCAAGAAAGATAGTAGGGGATATGCTTTTGTTACTTTCAGAACTAACGATCTGGCTTTGAAGGCCATCGAGAAATTGAACAATGCAACTTTCAAG GGAAAGAGGCTAAAAGTTTCTTCCTCCCAGGCTAAGAACAAGCTGTTTGTTGGAAATGTACCTCACAGTTGGTCACATGATGATTTCACAAAAGCAGTGAAAGAAGTTGGTCCTGGAGTATTAAAAGTTGATCTCATTAAG GGCTCACATACAGATCGCAATCGGGGTTATGGTTTCGTTGAATACTATAATAATGCATGCGCTGAGTATTCAAGGCAGAAGATGACTGCGCCAAATTTCAAACTAGATACAAATGCTCCTAATGTCAGCTGGGCAGATCCTAAGAATGGTGATTCTACCTCTACAGGCTCTACTTCACAG GTCAAATCTGTATATGTCAAAAACCTGCCCAAGAATGTTACTCAAGGGCAGCTGAAAAAGCTGTTTGAGCGTCATGGTGAAATTATAAAAATTGTTCTCCCCCCTTCAAAAGATGGTCATGATAATAGGTATGGTTTTGTTCACTTCAAGGACCGTCACATGGCCATGAAGGCTGTGAAGAGCACAGAGAAATATGAGCTTGACGGTGAGCTTTACCCTTTGGTTGGAATGTTGTACTATGTCTTGTTTGTTTTGTTTGGTGCATTTAAGGTCATAAATACTTCTCTAACAGGTCAGCTCCTGGACTGCTCACTTGCAAAACCTCCTGCCGATAAAAAGGATGATACAgtatcagtgcctagtgccaaagGAGGTCCgctgctccatgctccacttggaTATGGTATGCCACGGCCAGATCCTTATGGCGCGCCTCCTGCTTACGGTGCACCTCCTGCTTATGGTGGACAG CCTCTACTATATGCTCCCGGTGCTCCTCCAGGTGCAGCAATGGTTCCAATGCTTCTACCGGATGGCCGTCTTGTATATGTTGT ACAACAGCCTGGGGCACAGCAACATTTTGCTTCCCCTCCACCCCAGGCGCGGCAGCATCAGCATTTCGTATCTCCTCCGCCACAGGCACGGCAAAGTGGACGCCAtggcggcagcggtggcggtggaGGCAGTGGTGGATCAAGTAGGTCTGGGTCCGGTACGAAGCGCCCGAGGGGGgatgacaacaacagcagcagtcgCAACCGACAACGCCGGTATTGA
- the LOC123448184 gene encoding heterogeneous nuclear ribonucleoprotein Q-like isoform X2, which produces MPRRTEDAEPAQPKECLEFDDNEEEEVEEEEIEYEEIEEEVEEEVEEDEDILEEVEEVEEEEEEDPEEREVLDETDASHDSDSKSEGVPLPRQDGAKDGSDREKHAELLALPPHGSEVYVGGISSDASSEDLKKLCEPIGEVVEVRIMLGKKDSRGYAFVTFRTNDLALKAIEKLNNATFKGKRLKVSSSQAKNKLFVGNVPHSWSHDDFTKAVKEVGPGVLKVDLIKGSHTDRNRGYGFVEYYNNACAEYSRQKMTAPNFKLDTNAPNVSWADPKNGDSTSTGSTSQVKSVYVKNLPKNVTQGQLKKLFERHGEIIKIVLPPSKDGHDNRYGFVHFKDRHMAMKAVKSTEKYELDGQLLDCSLAKPPADKKDDTVSVPSAKGGPLLHAPLGYGMPRPDPYGAPPAYGAPPAYGGQPLLYAPGAPPGAAMVPMLLPDGRLVYVVQQPGAQQHFASPPPQARQHQHFVSPPPQARQSGRHGGSGGGGGSGGSSRSGSGTKRPRGDDNNSSSRNRQRRY; this is translated from the exons ATGCCTAGAAGAACAGAGGATGCTGAACCAGCTCAACCAAAAGAGTGCTTGGAGTTTGATGATAATGAAGAGGAGGAGGTAGAAGAGGAAGAAAttgagtatgaagaaattgaggaggaggtagaggaggaggtggaggaggatgaggatattttagaggaagtagaggaggtagaggaggaggaggaggaagaccctGAAGAAAGAGAAGTTCTTGATGAAACTGATGCTAGTCATGACAGTGACAGTAAATCGGAAGGTGTTCCTCTTCCTCGGCAGGATGGTGCCAAAGATGGGAGCGATCGAGAGAAGCATGCTGAACTTCTTGCTCTTCCTCCTCATGGATCTGAAGTATATGTTGGGGGCATCTCCAGCGATGCATCTTCTGAAGATCTCAAGAAACTATGTGAACCAATTGGCGAAGTTGTGGAA GTAAGAATAATGCTGGGCAAGAAAGATAGTAGGGGATATGCTTTTGTTACTTTCAGAACTAACGATCTGGCTTTGAAGGCCATCGAGAAATTGAACAATGCAACTTTCAAG GGAAAGAGGCTAAAAGTTTCTTCCTCCCAGGCTAAGAACAAGCTGTTTGTTGGAAATGTACCTCACAGTTGGTCACATGATGATTTCACAAAAGCAGTGAAAGAAGTTGGTCCTGGAGTATTAAAAGTTGATCTCATTAAG GGCTCACATACAGATCGCAATCGGGGTTATGGTTTCGTTGAATACTATAATAATGCATGCGCTGAGTATTCAAGGCAGAAGATGACTGCGCCAAATTTCAAACTAGATACAAATGCTCCTAATGTCAGCTGGGCAGATCCTAAGAATGGTGATTCTACCTCTACAGGCTCTACTTCACAG GTCAAATCTGTATATGTCAAAAACCTGCCCAAGAATGTTACTCAAGGGCAGCTGAAAAAGCTGTTTGAGCGTCATGGTGAAATTATAAAAATTGTTCTCCCCCCTTCAAAAGATGGTCATGATAATAGGTATGGTTTTGTTCACTTCAAGGACCGTCACATGGCCATGAAGGCTGTGAAGAGCACAGAGAAATATGAGCTTGACG GTCAGCTCCTGGACTGCTCACTTGCAAAACCTCCTGCCGATAAAAAGGATGATACAgtatcagtgcctagtgccaaagGAGGTCCgctgctccatgctccacttggaTATGGTATGCCACGGCCAGATCCTTATGGCGCGCCTCCTGCTTACGGTGCACCTCCTGCTTATGGTGGACAG CCTCTACTATATGCTCCCGGTGCTCCTCCAGGTGCAGCAATGGTTCCAATGCTTCTACCGGATGGCCGTCTTGTATATGTTGT ACAACAGCCTGGGGCACAGCAACATTTTGCTTCCCCTCCACCCCAGGCGCGGCAGCATCAGCATTTCGTATCTCCTCCGCCACAGGCACGGCAAAGTGGACGCCAtggcggcagcggtggcggtggaGGCAGTGGTGGATCAAGTAGGTCTGGGTCCGGTACGAAGCGCCCGAGGGGGgatgacaacaacagcagcagtcgCAACCGACAACGCCGGTATTGA